From one Dermacentor variabilis isolate Ectoservices chromosome 3, ASM5094787v1, whole genome shotgun sequence genomic stretch:
- the 128up gene encoding GTP-binding protein 128up: MSTVLEKIAAIEAEMARTQRNKATMGHLGLLKARLAKLRRELITPKGGGGGPGEGFDVAKTGDARIGFVGFPSVGKSTLMNTLAGVFSEVAAYEFTTLTTVPGVIKYKGAKIQLLDLPGIIEGAKDGKGRGRQVIAVARTCSLIFIVLDVLKPLQHKRILEREVEGFGIRLNKEPPAISLRKKDKGGINLQMMVPQSELDMDTVKTILSEYKIHNADITLRCDATSDDLIDVIEGNRIYIPCIYVLNKIDQISIEELDIIYKIPHCVPISAHHKWNFDDLLEKAWSYLKLIRIYTKPKGQLPDYEAPVILSQERRTVEDFCNKLHRTIMKEFKCALVWGSSVKHNPQKVGKEHILNDEDVVQVVKRV, from the exons ATGAGTACGGTACTCGAAAAAATAGCGGCCATCGAGGCCGAG ATGGCCCGGACGCAACGAAACAAGGCAACTATGGGTCATTTAGGTCTTCTTAAAGCTCGACTAGCCAAGCTTCGGCGTGAGCTGATAACGCCCAAGGGTGGAGGCGGTGGACCTGGTGAAGGTTTCGATGTTGCCAAGACTGGTGATGCTAGGATAGGGTTTGTAG GGTTCCCATCCGTGGGCAAGTCTACGCTCATGAACACGCTGGCGGGTGTTTTCTCCGAGGTGGCTGCCTACGAGTTCACCACGCTGACCACTGTGCCAGGTGTCATCAAGTATAAGGGGGCCAAGATTCAGCTGCTTGACCTGCCAGGAATCATAGAAGGAGCCAAGGATGGAAAGGGCCGAGGTCGACAGGTCATCGCTG TGGCCCGTACCTGCAGTCTCATTTTCATTGTGCTGGACGTGCTGAAGCCCCTCCAGCACAAGCGCATCTTGGAGCGAGAGGTGGAAGGATTCGGCATCCGGCTCAACAAGGAGCCTCCGGCGATCTCGCTCCGAAAAAAGGACAAAGGTGGCATCAACCTGCAGATGATG GTGCCCCAGTCGGAGCTGGACATGGACACCGTGAAGACTATTTTGTCTGAATACAAGATCCACAATGCTGACATCACGCTACGGTGTGACGCTACTTCAGATGACCTGATTGACGTGATTGAAGGGAATCGCATCTACATCCCGTGTATCTATGTGCTTAACAAGATTGACCAGATTTCTATCGAA gaaCTGGACATTATCTACAAAATCCCACATTGTGTTCCCATCTCTGCTCACCATAAATGGAATTTCGAtgaccttctggaaaaggcctgGTCTTACCTGAAGCTTATACGCAT ATACACAAAACCAAAAGGCCAGCTGCCAGACTACGAAGCACCAGTTATTCTCAGCCAGGAGAGAAGGACAGTGGAAGATTTCTGCAACAAGCTGCATCGTACCATTATGAAGGAGTTCAAATG TGCCTTGGTATGGGGTTCCTCGGTGAAGCACAATCCACAGAAAGTAGGCAAAGAGCACATACTAAATGATGAAGACGTCGTCCAAGTGGTAAAGAG GGTATGA
- the LOC142574463 gene encoding uncharacterized protein LOC142574463, whose amino-acid sequence MSSEEDSSLDIEIEALKAIYIHELEVSCDESKRSTCVKVSLHPATADNAEEQYVRLDLVLVIPPEYPDVLPEITIRNPRGLSDEKTAKIQEDLQDTAQENVGSPMLYQLIEVAKEHLTEENIPCCQCTICLYGFADGDVFTKTQCYHYFHSHCLARYVRHALEQIALEEADKLSPTLPSASVGADDDTANNKVVCPVCRLPLASLLGLTEEEHPPPMEQQRQPAFCMTPELEQLQRSMAHLYVRQQRQGGIINVDAEKNKFLLEISAAPESSNVSETPKHFGAFKLRNWRPPVRHTGSGASVKSSDMAFHSLTDRQQEQQLEPRFAKPSKNRQSRPTNRQQMHNESYEEPVANGFVEHSGESSSSSGTERLQRSETGQRSETGQRSRRSRPHHGRGRGRQQQQNWYRLPPDHKEAEDYRQDYDGSHESNICYAKNSSRETVRTTMRTFTDSSPSWNTHSDQDYGGDGHADVSPSSPAGGGRYGDAAEGQSKHRGGQGHRRGRRGGGSGNDRSHHSSAQQAFRKKQLKSQGVAPRNHEPPGICTPLENR is encoded by the exons ATGAGCAGTGAAGAGGACAG CTCGCTTGATATCGAGATCGAAGCTCTGAAGGCCATCTACATCCACGAGCTTGAAGTCAGCTGTGACGAAAG CAAACGGTCGACGTGCGTGAAGGTATCCCTGCACCCGGCCACGGCCGACAACGCAGAAGAACAGTACGTGCGCCTCGATCTAGTCCTGGTGATTCCGCCTGAG TATCCTGATGTCTTGCCCGAGATCACGATCCGCAACCCTCGGGGTCTCTCTGATGAGAAAACCGCCAAGATTCAGGAAGATCTGCAAGATACAGCACAGGAGAATGTGGGAAGCCCAATGTTGTACCAGCTAATCGAG GTGGCCAAGGAACACCTGACAGAGGAGAACATCCCATGCTGCCAGTGCACCATATGCCTGTACGGCTTTGCCGATGGCGACGTGTTCACCAAGACGCAGTGCTACCACTACTTCCACTCGCACTGCTTGGCTCGCTATGTGCGCCACGCACTCGAGCAGATCGCCCTGGAAGAGGCCGACAAGTTGAGCCCCACACTGCCTTCTGCCAGTGTCGGTGCTGACGACGACACAGCAAACAACAAG GTGGTGTGCCCCGTGTGTCGTCTGCCCCTAGCTTCTTTGCTGGGGCTGACTGAAGAAGAGCATCCACCGCCCATGGAGCAGCAAAGACAGCCTGCCTTCTGCATGACACCCGAACTGGAGCAGCTGCAGCGCAGCATGGCACATCTCTATGTCCGCCAGCAGCGCCAAGGAGGCATCATCAACGTGGATGCCGAGAAGAACAAGTTCCTTCTGGAGATATCTGCT GCTCCCGAGAGCAGCAATGTGTCAGAAACACCGAAACACTTTGGAGCCTTCAAGTTGAGAAACTGGAGACCGCCTGTGCGGCACACCGGAAGCGGAGCGTCTGTGAAATCCAGTGACATGGCTTTTCACAGCTTGACTGACAGGCAGCAAGAGCAGCAGCTCGAGCCACGATTTGCAAAGCCTTCAAAGAACAGGCAGTCAAGGCCCACAAACAGGCAGCAGATGCACAATGAGAGCTACGAAGAGCCTGTTGCCAACGGGTTTGTTGAACATTCTGGCGAGAGTTCGTCGTCATCTGGCACAGAAAGGCTACAAAGGTCAGAGACAGGTCAAAGGTCGGAGACGGGGCAAAGGTCGCGGAGGTCACGACCACATCACGGCAGGGGTAGGGGCAGACAACAGCAGCAGAACTGGTACAGATTGCCTCCAGATCATAAGGAAGCCGAAGATTATCGTCAGGACTATGATGGCAGCCACGAATCAAACATTTGCTATGCCAAGAACTCGAGCAGAGAGACTGTCAGAACAACCATGCGCACGTTCACGGACTCGAGCCCTTCATGGAACACGCATTCTGATCAGGACTACGGAGGTGATGGGCATGCAGATGTATCTCCGAGTTCGCCTGCCGGCGGCGGCAGGTACGGCGATGCAGCCGAGGGTCAGAGCAAGCATCGCGGTGGCCAAGGTCATCGCCGGGGCAGGAGAGGAGGAGGTAGTGGAAATGACAGAAGTCACCACAGCAGTGCACAGCAGGCATTCAGGAAAAAGCAATTGAAGTCGCAGGGCGTGGCTCCCAGGAATCACGAGCCCCCCGGAATTTGCACTCCCCTAGAGAACAGATGA